In one window of Pseudomonas putida DNA:
- a CDS encoding VacJ family lipoprotein gives MADRLILALALLVSTSALAAETAPRTSVVEADVIDTPTVESDGFLDPLRELKFNPGLDQREFERSTLAALNVYDPLESMNRRIYHFNYRFDQWVFLPAVDGYRYITPHFVRTGVSNFFNNLGDVPNLFNSVLQLKVKRSAEITARLMFNTLIGVGGLWDPATKMGLPRQSEDFGQTLGFYGVPEGPYIMLPILGPSNLRDTTGLVVDYVGEREANFLNVAEVSTDHPEIFLLRAIDRRYTTNFRYGQTNSPFEYEKVRYVYTQARKLQISE, from the coding sequence GTGGCTGACAGACTCATACTTGCCCTCGCCCTGCTCGTCAGTACCAGCGCCCTGGCAGCAGAAACCGCACCGCGTACCAGCGTGGTCGAAGCCGATGTGATCGACACGCCTACCGTGGAATCGGACGGCTTCCTCGACCCGCTGCGCGAGCTGAAATTCAACCCCGGTCTCGACCAGCGCGAGTTCGAACGCTCCACCCTGGCCGCGTTGAACGTCTACGACCCGCTGGAATCGATGAACCGGCGCATCTACCACTTCAACTATCGCTTCGACCAATGGGTGTTCCTGCCGGCGGTCGATGGCTACCGCTACATAACCCCGCACTTCGTGCGCACCGGGGTGAGCAACTTCTTCAACAACCTGGGGGATGTGCCCAACCTGTTCAACAGTGTGTTGCAGCTCAAGGTCAAACGCTCGGCGGAGATCACTGCGCGCCTGATGTTCAACACCCTCATCGGCGTGGGTGGCCTGTGGGACCCGGCGACCAAGATGGGGTTGCCACGCCAGAGCGAGGACTTCGGCCAGACCCTGGGCTTCTACGGCGTTCCGGAAGGCCCCTACATCATGCTGCCGATCCTCGGTCCCTCGAACCTGCGCGACACCACGGGCCTGGTGGTGGACTACGTCGGCGAGCGCGAGGCGAATTTCCTCAACGTCGCCGAGGTCAGTACCGACCATCCGGAGATCTTCCTGCTGCGGGCGATCGACCGGCGCTACACCACCAATTTCCGCTATGGCCAGACCAACTCGCCGTTCGAGTACGAGAAAGTGCGCTACGTCTATACCCAGGCGCGCAAGTTGCAGATTTCCGAGTGA
- a CDS encoding patatin-like phospholipase family protein → MAPPPTTGLILSGGGARAAYQVGVLAGIAELLPAGAPNPFPVIVGTSAGAINAVTLASGATRFGESVQRLTRFWQNFRSHLVLRSDWPGVMRQASRFVSHSLLGLGRQMPVALLDSSPLRALLKAHLDLDGIHHALASEQLRAVAVTAFGYESGQAVTFYQGGEAIEPWLRHRRIGVPTALSVEHLLASSAIPLLFAPVRLGDEYFGDGAVRQSAPISPALHLGASRVLVVGVSGNPQRPASPVQSARVFSGQQPSLAQIGGHMLNSTFIDSLEDDIELLQRLNHLSHLMPAHLDARRLGLAPIEVLVVAPSQPLDEIAARHRRELPAALRLFLRGPGATRTSGAGVLSYLLFEASYCSELIELGRSDALAKRRELQQFLGLVG, encoded by the coding sequence ATGGCCCCACCCCCGACTACTGGCCTGATCCTCTCCGGCGGCGGAGCCCGTGCTGCCTACCAGGTCGGCGTGCTCGCCGGTATCGCCGAACTGTTGCCCGCTGGCGCGCCCAATCCCTTCCCGGTCATCGTCGGCACCTCCGCCGGTGCCATCAATGCCGTGACCTTGGCCAGCGGCGCCACTCGCTTTGGCGAGTCGGTGCAGCGCCTGACCCGCTTCTGGCAGAACTTTCGCAGCCACCTTGTGCTGCGCAGCGACTGGCCCGGGGTCATGCGTCAGGCCAGCCGTTTCGTCAGCCACAGCCTGCTGGGGCTGGGCCGGCAGATGCCGGTGGCGCTGCTCGACAGCAGCCCGCTGCGGGCGCTGCTCAAGGCGCATCTGGACCTGGATGGCATCCACCATGCCCTGGCCAGCGAGCAACTGCGCGCGGTGGCCGTAACCGCCTTTGGTTACGAGTCCGGCCAGGCGGTGACGTTCTATCAAGGCGGCGAAGCGATCGAACCCTGGCTGCGGCACCGGCGTATCGGCGTACCCACTGCGCTGAGCGTCGAGCACCTGCTGGCCAGTTCGGCCATTCCGTTGCTCTTCGCTCCGGTGCGCCTGGGCGACGAGTACTTCGGTGACGGCGCGGTGCGCCAGTCTGCGCCGATCAGCCCAGCGCTGCACCTGGGGGCCAGTCGCGTACTGGTGGTGGGCGTCAGCGGTAACCCGCAGCGCCCTGCGTCGCCAGTGCAGAGTGCACGGGTGTTCAGCGGGCAACAGCCGAGCCTGGCGCAGATCGGTGGGCACATGCTCAACAGTACCTTCATCGACAGCCTCGAAGACGATATCGAGTTGCTGCAACGCCTGAATCACCTGAGTCACCTGATGCCTGCACATCTGGACGCCCGGCGCCTGGGCCTGGCGCCGATCGAAGTACTGGTGGTGGCGCCCAGCCAGCCGCTGGACGAGATCGCGGCACGTCATCGGCGCGAGTTGCCGGCTGCGTTGCGCCTGTTCCTGCGCGGGCCCGGAGCGACCAGGACCAGCGGGGCCGGTGTACTCAGCTACCTGTTGTTCGAGGCGAGCTACTGCAGCGAACTGATCGAACTGGGGCGCAGCGATGCCCTGGCCAAGCGCCGGGAGTTGCAGCAGTTTCTGGGGTTGGTGGGCTGA
- a CDS encoding lipid A biosynthesis lauroyl acyltransferase encodes MDRPRFRPYFLHPRFWGLWLGLGLLWLVVQLPYRALLWLGSVLGAVMYRLAGERRRIAARNLELCFPALSGDERQRLLKANFASTGIAFFEMAMSWWWPKARLARLAHIEGLEHLQAAQRDGQGAILMAVHFTTLEIGAALLGQEHTIDGMYREHGNPVFDFIQRRGRERHNLDSLAVEREDVRGMLKLLRGGRAIWYAPDQDYGTKQSLFVPLFGIPAATVTATTKFARLGKARVIPFTQKRLEDGSGYRLVVHAPLEDFPGESEEADCLRINQWVESVLRECPEQYLWAHRRFKSRPEGAPRLYDKKKR; translated from the coding sequence ATGGATCGTCCGCGTTTTCGTCCCTACTTCCTTCATCCACGTTTCTGGGGCCTGTGGCTCGGCCTGGGACTGCTGTGGCTGGTGGTGCAGTTGCCTTACCGAGCCTTGCTGTGGCTCGGCAGCGTCCTGGGCGCCGTGATGTATCGCCTGGCCGGCGAGCGTCGGCGCATTGCCGCGCGCAATCTGGAGCTGTGTTTCCCGGCACTGTCCGGCGACGAACGGCAGCGCCTGCTGAAGGCAAACTTCGCCTCCACCGGCATCGCCTTCTTCGAGATGGCCATGAGCTGGTGGTGGCCCAAAGCCAGGCTTGCCCGCCTGGCACACATCGAAGGTCTGGAGCACCTGCAGGCAGCCCAGCGTGACGGGCAGGGCGCCATCCTCATGGCGGTGCATTTCACCACGCTGGAGATCGGCGCGGCCCTGCTCGGCCAGGAGCACACCATCGATGGCATGTACCGCGAGCACGGCAATCCGGTGTTCGACTTCATCCAGCGACGCGGTCGCGAGCGGCACAACCTCGACTCCCTGGCAGTGGAACGCGAGGACGTACGCGGCATGCTCAAGCTGCTGCGCGGCGGGCGGGCGATCTGGTACGCGCCGGACCAGGACTACGGCACCAAGCAGAGCCTGTTCGTGCCGTTGTTCGGCATCCCCGCCGCCACGGTGACTGCAACGACCAAGTTCGCTCGCCTGGGCAAGGCGCGGGTGATTCCGTTCACTCAGAAACGCCTGGAAGATGGCAGCGGCTATCGTCTGGTGGTGCATGCGCCGCTCGAGGATTTCCCGGGGGAGAGCGAGGAGGCCGACTGCCTGCGCATCAACCAGTGGGTCGAAAGTGTGCTGCGCGAGTGCCCCGAGCAGTACCTGTGGGCGCACCGGCGCTTCAAGTCGCGGCCCGAAGGGGCGCCGCGGCTGTATGACAAGAAGAAGCGCTGA
- the minC gene encoding septum site-determining protein MinC, protein MQTMSLNQTPDSATVFQLKGSMLAITVLELARNDLEALDRQLAAKVAQAPNFFSNTPLVLALDKLPPDEGAIDLPGLMRICRHHGLRTLAIRASRIEDIAAAIAIDLPVLPPSGARERPLEPEPEVKKVEPAPAPAVAAEPEVRPTRIITSPVRGGQQIYAQGGDLIVTASVSPGAELLADGNIHVYGAMRGRALAGIKGNTRARIFCQQMTAEMVSIAGQYKVCEDLRRDPLWGSGVQVSLVGDVLNITRL, encoded by the coding sequence ATGCAGACCATGAGCCTCAACCAGACACCCGACTCCGCCACCGTGTTCCAGCTCAAGGGCAGCATGCTCGCCATCACTGTGCTGGAACTGGCGCGCAACGACCTCGAAGCCCTCGACCGCCAATTGGCGGCGAAAGTAGCGCAGGCCCCCAATTTCTTCAGCAACACACCGCTGGTGCTGGCCCTGGACAAACTGCCGCCGGACGAAGGCGCCATCGACCTGCCCGGGCTGATGCGCATCTGCCGTCACCATGGCCTGCGCACCCTGGCGATCCGCGCCAGCCGGATCGAGGACATCGCCGCAGCGATTGCCATCGACCTGCCGGTCCTGCCGCCCTCCGGCGCCCGCGAACGGCCGCTGGAACCTGAGCCGGAAGTGAAGAAAGTCGAGCCCGCTCCGGCGCCCGCTGTGGCCGCCGAACCCGAGGTTCGCCCGACCCGCATCATCACCAGCCCTGTACGTGGCGGCCAGCAGATCTATGCTCAGGGCGGCGACTTGATCGTGACCGCCTCGGTGAGCCCGGGTGCGGAACTTCTCGCCGATGGCAATATCCATGTGTACGGCGCCATGCGTGGCCGCGCACTGGCTGGTATCAAGGGCAACACCCGAGCCAGGATCTTCTGTCAGCAGATGACGGCCGAAATGGTCTCCATCGCCGGTCAGTACAAGGTCTGCGAAGACCTGCGCCGCGACCCGCTGTGGGGTTCGGGCGTGCAGGTGAGCCTGGTCGGCGACGTGTTGAACATCACCCGTCTTTAA
- the minD gene encoding septum site-determining protein MinD, which translates to MAKILVVTSGKGGVGKTTTSAAIGTGLALRGHKTVIVDFDVGLRNLDLIMGCERRVVYDFVNVVNGEANLQQALIKDKRLENLFVLAASQTRDKDALTQEGVEKVLMELKEQFDYVICDSPAGIEKGAHLAMYFADEAIVVTNPEVSSVRDSDRMLGILSSKSRRSENGEEPIKEHLLITRYHPERVEKGEMLSIADVEEILAIKLKGVIPESQAVLKASNQGIPVILDDQSDAGQAYSDTVDRLLGKEKPLRFIEVPKQGFFARLFGGK; encoded by the coding sequence TTGGCCAAGATTCTCGTGGTTACTTCCGGCAAGGGGGGTGTGGGCAAGACCACCACCAGCGCCGCCATCGGTACCGGCCTCGCATTGCGCGGCCACAAGACTGTGATCGTCGACTTCGACGTCGGCCTGCGTAACCTCGACCTGATCATGGGCTGCGAACGCCGCGTGGTGTACGACTTCGTCAACGTGGTCAACGGCGAGGCCAATCTGCAGCAGGCCCTGATCAAGGACAAACGCCTTGAGAACCTGTTCGTACTGGCCGCCAGCCAGACCCGCGACAAGGACGCCCTGACGCAAGAAGGCGTTGAAAAGGTCCTGATGGAGCTCAAGGAGCAGTTCGACTACGTCATCTGCGACTCCCCGGCTGGTATCGAGAAAGGCGCGCACCTGGCGATGTACTTCGCCGACGAAGCCATCGTCGTGACCAACCCGGAAGTCTCCTCGGTACGTGACTCCGACCGCATGCTGGGCATTCTGTCGAGCAAATCGCGCCGCTCCGAGAACGGCGAGGAGCCGATCAAGGAACACCTGCTGATCACCCGCTACCACCCCGAGCGCGTGGAAAAGGGCGAAATGCTCAGCATCGCCGACGTCGAAGAGATCCTCGCGATCAAGCTCAAGGGCGTGATTCCCGAGTCGCAAGCGGTCCTCAAAGCATCCAACCAGGGTATCCCGGTCATCCTCGACGACCAGAGCGACGCCGGCCAGGCCTACAGCGATACCGTCGACCGCCTGCTGGGTAAAGAGAAGCCTCTGCGCTTCATCGAAGTGCCGAAGCAAGGATTCTTCGCGCGCCTGTTTGGAGGCAAATAA
- the minE gene encoding cell division topological specificity factor MinE, with product MNLFDFFRGRQKQTSASVAKERLQIIVAHERGQRSEPDYLPALQKELLEVIRKYVNIGNDDVHIELENQGSCSILELNITLPDR from the coding sequence ATGAACCTTTTTGACTTCTTTCGTGGCAGACAGAAACAGACCAGTGCGTCGGTAGCGAAAGAGCGTCTACAGATCATCGTGGCGCATGAGCGCGGCCAGCGCAGCGAACCGGACTACCTGCCGGCGCTGCAGAAAGAACTGCTCGAAGTGATCCGCAAGTATGTGAACATCGGCAACGATGACGTACATATCGAGCTGGAAAACCAGGGCAGCTGCTCGATTCTGGAACTGAACATCACCTTGCCGGATCGCTGA
- a CDS encoding RluA family pseudouridine synthase, producing MPLSNIQILFEDAAILVINKPTLLLSVPGRAEDNKDCLITRLQENGYPDALIVHRLDWETSGIILLARDADSHRELSRQFHDRETEKAYTALCWGQPTLDSGSIDLPLRYDPPTKPRHVVDHEQGKHALTFWRVLERCGDHCRVELTPITGRSHQLRVHMLSIGHPLLGDRLYANPEALAAHERLCLHASMLSFTHPVSGQRLKFECPAPF from the coding sequence ATGCCGCTGTCGAACATCCAGATCCTCTTCGAAGACGCCGCCATCCTGGTGATCAACAAACCGACCCTGCTGCTGTCGGTGCCAGGCCGTGCCGAGGACAACAAGGACTGCCTGATCACCCGCCTGCAGGAAAACGGCTACCCCGACGCGCTGATCGTCCATCGCCTGGACTGGGAAACCTCCGGGATCATTCTCCTGGCTCGCGATGCCGACAGTCACCGCGAGCTGTCGCGCCAGTTCCACGACCGCGAGACGGAGAAAGCCTATACCGCACTGTGCTGGGGCCAGCCGACGCTCGACAGTGGCAGTATCGACCTGCCGCTGCGCTACGACCCGCCCACCAAGCCACGCCATGTGGTCGACCATGAGCAGGGCAAGCATGCCCTGACCTTCTGGCGCGTACTGGAACGCTGTGGCGACCATTGCCGGGTTGAGCTGACGCCCATCACCGGGCGCTCGCACCAGTTGCGCGTGCACATGCTGTCGATCGGGCATCCGCTGCTGGGCGACCGGCTGTATGCCAACCCCGAGGCATTGGCGGCCCATGAACGGCTGTGCCTGCATGCATCGATGCTGAGCTTTACCCACCCGGTGTCTGGGCAGCGGTTGAAGTTCGAGTGCCCGGCGCCGTTCTAG
- a CDS encoding M18 family aminopeptidase, whose amino-acid sequence MREALNTGLIDFLKASPTPFHATASLAKRLEAAGYQRLDERDSWATVPGGRYYVTRNDSSIIAIRLGKHSPLIGGIRMVGAHTDSPCLRVKPQPELQRQGFLQLGVEVYGGALLAPWFDRDLSLAGRVTFRRDGKVESQLVDFKLPIAIIPNLAIHLNRTANEGWPINPQNELPPILAQVAGDERVDFRALLTEQLAREHGLIADVVLDYELSFYDTQSAAVIGLHGDFIAGARLDNLLSCYAGLQALLAAESDETCVLVCTDHEEVGSCSACGADGPMLEQTLQRLLPDGDEYVRTIQRSLLVSADNAHGVHPNYADKHDGNHGPKLNSGPVIKVNNNQRYATNSETAGYFRHLCMAEEVPVQSFVVRSDMGCGSTIGPITASHLGVRTVDIGLPTFAMHSIRELCGSQDLAHLVKVLTAFYRSRELP is encoded by the coding sequence ATGCGCGAAGCACTGAATACCGGCCTGATCGATTTCCTCAAGGCCTCCCCGACGCCCTTCCACGCCACCGCCAGCCTGGCCAAGCGCCTCGAAGCCGCCGGTTACCAGCGTCTGGACGAGCGTGACAGTTGGGCCACCGTGCCCGGCGGACGCTACTACGTCACCCGTAACGACTCTTCGATCATCGCCATTCGCCTGGGCAAGCATTCGCCCTTGATTGGCGGCATCCGTATGGTCGGCGCACACACCGACAGCCCGTGCCTGCGGGTCAAGCCACAGCCCGAACTGCAGCGCCAGGGCTTCCTGCAACTGGGCGTCGAAGTCTATGGCGGTGCCCTGCTCGCCCCTTGGTTCGACCGCGACCTGTCGCTGGCCGGACGCGTCACCTTCCGCCGCGATGGCAAGGTCGAAAGCCAACTGGTCGACTTCAAGCTGCCGATCGCCATCATTCCCAACCTGGCCATCCACCTCAACCGTACCGCCAACGAGGGCTGGCCGATCAACCCGCAGAACGAGCTCCCGCCTATCCTGGCCCAGGTCGCCGGCGACGAGCGTGTCGACTTCCGAGCCCTGCTCACCGAGCAACTGGCCCGCGAGCACGGCCTGATCGCCGACGTGGTGCTGGACTATGAGCTGAGTTTCTACGACACCCAGAGCGCTGCGGTCATCGGCCTGCATGGCGACTTCATCGCCGGTGCGCGCCTGGACAACCTGCTGTCGTGCTATGCCGGGCTGCAGGCGCTACTGGCCGCCGAGAGCGACGAAACCTGCGTGCTGGTATGCACCGATCACGAAGAGGTCGGCTCCTGCTCGGCGTGCGGCGCCGACGGACCGATGCTCGAGCAGACCCTGCAACGTCTGCTGCCCGATGGCGACGAATACGTGCGCACCATCCAGCGCTCGTTGCTGGTGTCGGCCGACAACGCCCACGGCGTGCACCCCAACTACGCCGACAAGCATGACGGCAATCATGGGCCCAAGCTCAACTCCGGCCCGGTGATCAAGGTCAACAACAACCAGCGCTACGCCACCAACAGCGAAACCGCCGGCTATTTCCGCCACCTGTGCATGGCCGAGGAAGTGCCTGTACAAAGCTTCGTGGTGCGCAGCGACATGGGCTGCGGCTCGACCATCGGTCCGATCACCGCCAGCCACCTGGGCGTGCGTACCGTCGACATCGGCCTGCCGACCTTCGCCATGCACTCGATCCGCGAGCTGTGCGGCAGCCAGGACCTGGCGCACCTGGTGAAGGTGCTGACGGCGTTCTATCGCAGTCGCGAACTCCCTTGA